A single Meiothermus cerbereus DSM 11376 DNA region contains:
- a CDS encoding O-antigen ligase family protein: protein MAVFGTLGQLLSSQAFVPTLVPPPYVQVATDGAPNPISPLLHELSGWNPEDNNHREARLVDQGFWRVPRYSTRSGIEYREFLTGRWYPVEAGRTYTQSFYLRHDGTEARLAITFFTHRGHHAVPVHMQEVAPKVWRAWATYTVQEGDMELRAVDFINNGGDYSYLDIGWPQLEQGSTPTAYRMGPTGLMPLSWRVWWWVGAVLMGFLVLQAGVWFFRQLSPQTVAQAVLLGMLALLGYAGWQWFEVGPGGRVVGLTPQPNILGHGAVMLAGLVWVLGGRRLGGLALVVAGLLLWVSGSRTAFWAFLLLGTAWGWSLGRYRFVALGLAGLLGAIALWQPELLGRFAQALTLDHNAQARLQFWWIAWQAMWENPLGGIGFGNFALYFDLNPPPQTIEYTPGHAHNLVLQLLAEGGGLALFGFLLWLAIVLRVLWRAKAASVMTLALLALVLNSLDFTFFSAWVYYPLLLAFAWVVAQEKPPTTI from the coding sequence ATGGCTGTTTTTGGAACTTTGGGGCAGTTGCTATCTTCCCAAGCATTTGTTCCAACGCTGGTGCCTCCTCCGTATGTCCAGGTGGCTACCGATGGCGCGCCTAACCCCATTAGTCCTTTGCTTCACGAGCTCTCGGGTTGGAATCCTGAAGACAATAACCACAGAGAGGCCAGGCTCGTGGATCAGGGCTTTTGGCGCGTTCCGCGCTACAGTACCCGATCTGGCATCGAATACAGGGAGTTTCTTACTGGAAGGTGGTATCCGGTTGAAGCAGGCAGAACGTATACCCAGAGCTTTTACTTGCGGCACGATGGTACGGAGGCCAGGCTTGCCATCACTTTTTTTACCCACAGGGGTCACCATGCCGTGCCTGTGCATATGCAGGAGGTGGCTCCAAAAGTCTGGCGGGCTTGGGCGACGTATACAGTGCAGGAAGGGGACATGGAGCTGCGCGCGGTTGATTTTATAAACAATGGTGGTGATTACAGCTACCTGGACATTGGTTGGCCTCAGCTCGAGCAGGGTTCTACCCCCACCGCCTATCGAATGGGCCCAACTGGCCTTATGCCGCTAAGCTGGCGGGTTTGGTGGTGGGTAGGTGCTGTGTTGATGGGTTTTCTGGTTTTGCAAGCGGGGGTCTGGTTTTTTCGGCAGCTATCTCCCCAAACGGTCGCGCAGGCTGTACTGCTGGGTATGCTGGCCCTTCTTGGTTATGCGGGTTGGCAATGGTTCGAGGTGGGGCCAGGTGGCCGTGTTGTGGGCCTCACCCCCCAACCCAATATTCTCGGGCATGGTGCGGTGATGCTTGCGGGTCTGGTTTGGGTTCTGGGTGGGCGGCGCCTGGGTGGGCTGGCCCTGGTGGTGGCGGGGCTTTTGCTCTGGGTGTCTGGCAGCCGAACGGCGTTTTGGGCCTTCTTGCTGCTGGGTACGGCCTGGGGTTGGAGTCTGGGGCGCTACCGCTTTGTTGCCTTGGGGCTGGCTGGACTATTGGGCGCTATAGCGCTCTGGCAACCCGAGCTGCTGGGTCGCTTTGCCCAGGCCCTGACCCTGGATCACAATGCCCAGGCTCGACTGCAGTTTTGGTGGATTGCATGGCAGGCCATGTGGGAAAACCCTTTGGGGGGGATTGGGTTTGGAAACTTTGCGCTGTATTTCGATCTAAACCCTCCACCACAGACCATTGAATACACGCCCGGCCATGCGCACAACCTGGTGCTGCAGCTGCTGGCGGAAGGTGGCGGGCTGGCCTTGTTTGGGTTTTTGCTTTGGCTGGCAATCGTTTTGCGGGTGTTGTGGAGGGCTAAAGCGGCATCGGTGATGACCCTTGCGCTGCTGGCTTTAGTGCTCAACTCCCTGGACTTCACCTTTTTTTCTGCCTGGGTATACTATCCCCTGCTGCTTGCTTTTGCCTGGGTAGTCGCTCAAGAAAAACCCCCAACGACAATCTGA
- the ruvC gene encoding crossover junction endodeoxyribonuclease RuvC, whose product MVVLGIDPGITNLGLGVVEQVGKQARLLHAEVVKTAHGEPAPARVGKLYRAVYQAAATYRPQAMAVEEQFFYRQNELAYKVGWAMGAVFLVADQLAIPVYGYGPPKVKQALVGTGQADKDQVAYMVRAILGLKTLPRPTHLADALAIALTHCFYQLVPGRPA is encoded by the coding sequence ATGGTTGTCCTAGGCATCGACCCCGGCATCACCAACCTGGGCCTGGGCGTGGTGGAACAGGTGGGCAAGCAGGCCCGGCTGCTCCATGCCGAAGTGGTCAAGACCGCCCACGGCGAACCAGCCCCGGCGCGGGTAGGTAAGCTGTACCGCGCGGTTTACCAGGCCGCTGCCACGTACCGACCGCAGGCCATGGCAGTAGAGGAGCAATTTTTCTACCGGCAGAACGAGCTGGCCTACAAGGTGGGTTGGGCCATGGGGGCGGTCTTTCTGGTCGCCGACCAGCTCGCCATTCCGGTCTATGGCTATGGGCCCCCCAAGGTCAAGCAGGCCCTGGTAGGCACCGGCCAGGCCGACAAAGATCAGGTGGCCTACATGGTTCGGGCCATCCTGGGCCTGAAAACCCTTCCAAGACCCACGCACCTAGCCGATGCCCTGGCCATTGCCCTTACGCACTGCTTTTATCAGCTTGTCCCAGGCAGGCCTGCCTGA
- a CDS encoding glycosyltransferase family 4 protein, with amino-acid sequence MNTAVKRSKVEAEIDNSMKVLQILEATGGGTARHVVDLCHGLVLRGVEVYLAYSPLRMDNIFALALPELEKAGVRCLEVPMRRAPHPSDLRALFILNKYVRAFGHFDIIHGQSAKGGALARLLRMLTQGKIVYSPHGFVSFYPTNSGLLGRFYAFMESVLAPLTDAIVVVSKWQINEAAILHYTHNQIRLIPNGLDLHNDNVCSRLEVRKNLHIGLEQVTIGFVGRLAIPKSPFMLLEAFAQVAHNHPQACLVIVGDGPLRTELEARVNALGLADRVFLPGFIDGRWAMRGFDIFALPSEYEGFPYVLLEAMAEGLPIVATCVGGADQAIVDGENGFVVPVGDVMAFAGALDRLLSDEALRLSMGAQSRLRVKEFSVEKMVDATLALYRELAGR; translated from the coding sequence TTGAATACAGCCGTTAAGCGCTCCAAAGTAGAAGCAGAAATAGATAACTCTATGAAAGTTTTACAAATTCTCGAGGCCACTGGCGGAGGCACAGCGCGCCACGTAGTAGATCTTTGCCATGGATTAGTGCTTCGCGGGGTGGAAGTATATTTGGCATACTCTCCACTAAGGATGGACAATATCTTTGCTCTGGCATTACCTGAACTCGAGAAAGCAGGTGTGCGTTGCTTGGAAGTCCCCATGCGTCGTGCGCCGCATCCGAGTGATTTGCGGGCACTATTCATCCTGAATAAATACGTGCGAGCTTTTGGTCATTTTGACATAATCCACGGACAAAGCGCTAAAGGCGGTGCTTTAGCTCGGTTGCTTAGGATGCTAACACAAGGTAAAATCGTTTATAGTCCTCACGGTTTTGTTTCTTTCTATCCCACTAATAGCGGTTTGTTGGGACGATTCTATGCATTTATGGAGTCTGTGTTAGCTCCTCTAACAGATGCAATTGTGGTTGTATCTAAGTGGCAAATTAACGAAGCAGCTATCTTGCACTATACTCACAACCAAATTCGGCTCATTCCAAATGGTTTAGATCTCCATAATGATAACGTTTGCTCGCGCCTAGAGGTTCGCAAAAACCTGCACATCGGATTGGAGCAAGTGACAATCGGTTTTGTGGGCCGCTTGGCGATTCCAAAGTCCCCTTTTATGTTACTGGAAGCATTTGCACAGGTGGCTCATAATCACCCACAGGCTTGCCTGGTTATTGTTGGCGATGGGCCGCTTCGCACTGAACTCGAGGCTAGGGTCAATGCGCTGGGCCTTGCAGACAGAGTTTTTTTACCGGGTTTTATTGATGGACGCTGGGCCATGCGTGGCTTTGATATTTTTGCACTACCCAGCGAATATGAGGGGTTTCCCTACGTGCTATTGGAAGCGATGGCTGAAGGTTTGCCTATAGTTGCAACTTGTGTTGGGGGAGCTGATCAGGCTATTGTCGATGGCGAAAATGGCTTTGTGGTTCCTGTTGGAGATGTTATGGCTTTTGCTGGAGCGCTGGATCGTTTGCTCTCTGATGAAGCTTTGCGTCTTAGCATGGGGGCACAAAGTCGGTTGCGTGTAAAAGAATTTAGTGTAGAAAAAATGGTAGACGCTACGCTGGCCCTGTACCGCGAGCTGGCTGGGAGGTAG
- a CDS encoding YbaN family protein, translating into MKSPINPLRPLWLSLGFFFAGLGFVGAVVPGMPSTVFFILAAYFFSRSSQRFLNWILNLPKVGPIVRDYRNGLGMSRRAKIFALCTLSFFALTSAIFFIPVFWVKVLVLLVGLVGFWFIHSRIPTKELVLASRQAEAR; encoded by the coding sequence ATGAAGTCGCCCATCAATCCCTTACGGCCGCTGTGGCTTTCCCTTGGGTTTTTCTTTGCCGGACTGGGCTTCGTCGGCGCGGTGGTGCCCGGCATGCCCTCTACGGTATTTTTTATTCTGGCCGCCTACTTCTTCTCCAGAAGCAGCCAGCGTTTTCTTAATTGGATCCTCAACCTGCCCAAGGTGGGGCCCATCGTGCGAGACTACCGCAACGGCCTTGGCATGTCGCGCCGGGCCAAGATTTTTGCCCTGTGCACGCTGAGTTTTTTTGCCCTAACCAGTGCTATCTTCTTTATCCCAGTGTTCTGGGTTAAGGTGCTGGTGCTGCTGGTGGGGCTGGTGGGGTTTTGGTTTATTCACAGCCGAATTCCTACCAAGGAGCTTGTGCTCGCAAGCCGCCAGGCCGAGGCGCGGTAG
- a CDS encoding iron ABC transporter substrate-binding protein, whose amino-acid sequence MIALLALLGLAQAQQQSLTIYSGRGQGLVEPLVKQFEAETGIKVNVRYGRDAEILAALQEEGRRSPADIFWANTAGALGVASERGLFLRLGDSITRIPSYFVPASRQWVPLTIRLRVLAYNPGRVKPEDLPKSIMDLPRLTQYRGRIGWTPTYSSFQDMIAAMVAQYGEARTRQWLSEMKALEPKSYASNPAMMEAIRAGEIDLGSTNHYYIQRFVRTGQQIGTYYFADGDVGGLALVTGAGILKTNKNPAAANRFLLWLLSPKGQQFFASEVIEYPVVKGVVLGSNLLPVNQAVAKSPKVDFEKLPLDTALKLLREAGLL is encoded by the coding sequence ATGATTGCTCTGCTGGCCCTGCTGGGGCTGGCCCAGGCCCAGCAGCAAAGCCTTACCATCTACTCGGGCCGTGGGCAGGGGCTCGTTGAGCCATTGGTTAAACAGTTCGAAGCCGAGACCGGTATCAAGGTAAACGTGCGCTATGGGCGCGATGCCGAGATTCTGGCCGCGCTGCAGGAGGAGGGGCGGCGTAGCCCAGCCGATATCTTCTGGGCCAACACCGCGGGTGCCCTTGGAGTGGCCTCCGAACGAGGGCTCTTCCTTCGTCTGGGGGATTCTATTACCCGCATTCCCAGCTACTTTGTGCCGGCCAGCCGCCAATGGGTGCCCCTCACCATTCGCTTGCGGGTTCTGGCTTACAACCCTGGCCGGGTCAAGCCAGAAGACCTGCCTAAAAGCATTATGGATCTGCCCCGGCTGACCCAGTACAGGGGGCGCATTGGCTGGACGCCCACCTACAGCAGCTTTCAGGACATGATCGCAGCCATGGTGGCGCAGTATGGTGAGGCTCGTACCCGGCAGTGGCTGTCCGAGATGAAGGCCCTCGAGCCCAAGTCGTATGCCTCCAACCCCGCCATGATGGAGGCCATACGCGCCGGTGAGATCGACCTGGGCTCAACCAACCACTACTATATTCAGCGCTTTGTACGGACTGGTCAGCAAATTGGCACCTACTATTTTGCCGATGGCGATGTGGGTGGGTTGGCCCTGGTAACAGGCGCAGGCATCTTGAAGACCAACAAAAACCCAGCGGCGGCCAACCGCTTTTTGCTGTGGCTGCTCTCCCCTAAGGGGCAGCAGTTCTTTGCTAGCGAGGTTATCGAATACCCCGTAGTCAAAGGCGTTGTGCTCGGATCGAACCTGCTGCCCGTCAACCAAGCAGTAGCCAAAAGCCCCAAGGTCGACTTCGAGAAGCTTCCCCTCGATACCGCGCTCAAGTTGCTGCGCGAGGCGGGGTTGCTGTAA
- the ftsZ gene encoding cell division protein FtsZ, which yields MGDVQIKVIGLGGAGNNAVNRMIESGLTGVEFIAANTDAQVLATSLAEVRIQLGDKLTRGLGAGANPEIGEKAAQEAEELVSEYLEGADMVFITAGMGGGTGTGSAPVVAQIAKNLGALTVGVVTRPFSWEGPRRLRAAEEGIKRLREQVDAMVVISNDRLLNALDKKVSAKDAFMIADRVLYHGVKGITDVINLPGQINLDFADVRTLLTGAGQVLMGIGAGRGENKVQEAALSAIQSPLLDRSVDGARKLLINVVGDEDISLLEASSVVEQIREATGMEDVDVLYGLTYDNRAQDEMRVILIAAGFNESAVVAKPGGRPLMDFPTSNVDMGNFDIPAFIRYGDGDYPPKRGN from the coding sequence ATGGGTGACGTACAGATTAAAGTTATCGGCCTTGGCGGTGCAGGCAACAATGCGGTCAATCGCATGATCGAGTCGGGTCTTACCGGCGTTGAGTTTATTGCGGCCAACACCGACGCACAGGTTTTGGCCACCAGCCTGGCCGAGGTACGCATCCAGTTGGGCGACAAGCTCACACGGGGCCTGGGCGCAGGGGCCAATCCCGAAATCGGCGAGAAAGCAGCCCAGGAAGCCGAAGAGCTGGTAAGTGAGTACCTCGAGGGCGCCGATATGGTCTTCATCACCGCCGGTATGGGCGGTGGAACCGGTACCGGTAGCGCGCCGGTGGTGGCGCAGATTGCCAAGAATCTGGGCGCCCTCACGGTCGGGGTGGTCACCCGCCCCTTCTCCTGGGAGGGCCCCCGCCGCCTGCGGGCCGCCGAGGAGGGCATCAAGCGCCTGCGCGAACAGGTCGACGCCATGGTGGTCATCTCCAACGACCGCTTGCTCAATGCCCTTGACAAAAAGGTCTCGGCCAAGGACGCTTTCATGATTGCCGACCGGGTGCTCTACCACGGGGTAAAAGGCATCACCGACGTCATTAACCTACCCGGCCAGATCAACCTCGACTTCGCCGACGTGCGCACCCTGCTTACCGGGGCCGGCCAGGTCTTGATGGGCATCGGCGCAGGTCGGGGCGAGAACAAGGTGCAAGAAGCCGCCCTGTCGGCCATCCAGAGCCCCCTGCTCGACCGCTCGGTAGACGGCGCCCGCAAGCTGCTTATCAACGTGGTGGGCGACGAGGACATCTCGCTACTGGAAGCCAGCAGTGTGGTGGAGCAGATTCGCGAGGCCACCGGTATGGAAGACGTGGACGTGCTGTATGGCCTCACCTACGACAACCGGGCCCAGGACGAGATGCGGGTTATCCTGATTGCAGCGGGGTTTAATGAAAGCGCCGTAGTTGCCAAACCGGGTGGCCGCCCCCTGATGGACTTCCCCACCAGCAACGTGGACATGGGTAACTTCGATATTCCTGCCTTCATCCGCTACGGTGACGGAGACTACCCCCCCAAAAGGGGCAACTAG
- a CDS encoding Wzz/FepE/Etk N-terminal domain-containing protein: protein MMPHESHTSDEISLRDLYLVLKRRSRLIVGLALGLALLTLAFSLLWPKTYTSQVVVSLSISNQSSQGLLNNLPSLSGLAQGFVDLLGTRLLANQLGEDNPTRFYKARFDEKRGLLFLTAQGSTAAEAEARAGRILEVARKYLERNLLEGAQSNLRAALTQARFDLQAAQDGLKGIQAQLRTAPDPVASNPTVAAALEARGTDPQIARATNPAYTSLSLDESRLRSQIAQLEARIGTLTDFLKQPEAIGQLVNQSLLVQVLVPPAEPLRPSFPRPLLFTVVAGVLGLVLGVLWAFVHEAIGPREPQAK, encoded by the coding sequence ATGATGCCGCACGAAAGCCATACAAGCGACGAGATTTCCCTGCGCGACCTGTACCTGGTCCTCAAGCGCCGGAGCCGATTGATCGTCGGTTTGGCCCTGGGGCTGGCCTTGCTTACCTTGGCCTTTAGCCTGCTCTGGCCCAAAACCTACACCAGCCAGGTGGTGGTGAGCCTATCCATCTCCAACCAGTCCAGCCAGGGCCTGCTAAACAACCTTCCCTCGCTGTCGGGCCTGGCCCAGGGGTTTGTAGACTTGCTTGGAACCCGGCTGCTGGCCAATCAGCTGGGCGAAGACAACCCCACCCGCTTTTACAAAGCCCGCTTCGATGAGAAGCGGGGATTGCTGTTTCTAACAGCCCAGGGCAGCACCGCGGCTGAGGCTGAGGCCCGGGCCGGGCGGATTCTGGAGGTAGCGCGGAAGTACCTCGAGCGCAACCTGCTCGAGGGGGCCCAGTCCAACCTGCGGGCGGCCCTGACCCAGGCCCGCTTCGACTTGCAAGCCGCCCAGGATGGCCTGAAGGGCATCCAGGCCCAGCTTCGCACGGCCCCAGACCCGGTTGCCTCCAACCCAACCGTGGCGGCAGCCCTCGAGGCCCGGGGCACCGACCCCCAGATCGCACGCGCTACCAACCCCGCCTACACCAGCCTGAGCCTCGACGAGTCGCGCCTGCGTTCGCAAATTGCCCAGCTCGAGGCCCGCATCGGCACCCTGACCGATTTTTTGAAACAGCCTGAGGCAATAGGTCAGCTGGTAAACCAGTCTTTGCTGGTGCAGGTGCTGGTTCCCCCGGCTGAACCGCTTCGTCCCAGCTTCCCCAGGCCACTCTTGTTTACCGTGGTGGCTGGGGTTCTGGGCCTTGTGTTGGGTGTGCTGTGGGCGTTTGTGCACGAGGCCATTGGGCCCCGTGAACCCCAGGCGAAATAG
- the wbaP gene encoding undecaprenyl-phosphate galactose phosphotransferase WbaP, with protein sequence MQSIGHTSISTPSKHPTPSLRRFLLLFTADFLTVVLTLVFSIWLRFLWDRSLLWEIYLELWPMLFLFPLAYALAGLYGVGIAPPEELRRLSYATSLVFVVLGAATFMYKAGADYSRGAFVFAWGLALALVPLGRALVRELFARKPWWGVPVLIFGAGQTGEAVVRALCKQPGLGFKPIALLDDDPAKQGQRVEGLPVAGGLERAAEFARMGVQYAIVAMPGVERGRLLKLLEQHGANFPHLILIPDLFGLASLWVSSRDLGGVLGLEVRQRLLLPGPRIIKRIIDVGLIILFALPIALLGVLLSLLIRLDSPGSAFYGHPRIGLAAQRFRAWKFRSMVQDADRLLHEYLQQHPELREEWERDQKLRNDPRITRVGRFLRKTSLDEFPQLWNVLLGEMSLVGPRPIVEDEVKRYGSLFALYTKVRPGLTGLWQVSGRNDTTYAERVAMDAYYVRNWSPWLDLYILARTVWVVLFGKGAY encoded by the coding sequence TTGCAATCGATTGGGCACACTTCGATAAGCACACCAAGCAAACACCCAACACCATCCCTTCGGCGATTTCTCCTTTTGTTCACAGCAGATTTTCTTACTGTAGTCCTTACTCTGGTATTTTCCATATGGCTGCGTTTTTTGTGGGATCGTTCCTTGCTCTGGGAAATATATCTCGAGCTTTGGCCCATGCTTTTTCTCTTCCCTCTGGCCTACGCCTTGGCCGGGCTTTATGGTGTGGGCATTGCACCGCCCGAGGAGCTACGGCGCCTCTCCTATGCCACCAGCCTGGTTTTTGTAGTGCTGGGGGCCGCCACCTTCATGTACAAAGCGGGGGCCGACTACTCGCGGGGGGCTTTTGTGTTTGCCTGGGGGTTGGCGCTGGCGCTTGTTCCGCTGGGCCGGGCTTTGGTGCGCGAGCTTTTTGCCCGCAAACCCTGGTGGGGGGTGCCGGTGCTGATATTTGGCGCAGGCCAGACCGGCGAAGCGGTGGTGCGGGCCTTGTGTAAGCAGCCTGGCCTGGGCTTCAAACCCATTGCTCTGCTGGACGACGACCCCGCTAAGCAGGGCCAGCGGGTGGAAGGTTTGCCAGTGGCCGGTGGGCTCGAGCGTGCAGCAGAGTTTGCCCGCATGGGTGTGCAGTACGCCATCGTAGCAATGCCGGGTGTAGAGCGAGGCCGTCTGCTAAAGCTTTTGGAGCAGCACGGGGCGAACTTCCCGCACCTGATCCTGATCCCCGACCTGTTTGGGCTGGCGAGCCTGTGGGTATCCTCGCGCGACCTGGGGGGTGTGCTGGGCCTCGAGGTGCGGCAAAGGCTGCTTCTCCCTGGGCCGCGCATCATCAAGCGCATCATCGACGTGGGCCTTATCATTTTGTTTGCCCTGCCAATTGCCTTGCTGGGGGTGCTGCTGAGCCTGCTCATCCGCCTGGATTCTCCTGGTTCCGCTTTTTATGGACACCCCAGGATAGGTTTGGCGGCACAACGCTTCAGGGCCTGGAAGTTCCGCTCCATGGTCCAGGATGCCGACCGTCTTTTACATGAATACTTGCAACAACATCCCGAGCTTCGTGAAGAATGGGAGCGAGACCAAAAGCTGCGAAATGACCCTCGGATAACACGAGTCGGGCGTTTTTTGCGCAAAACAAGCTTGGACGAATTCCCGCAGCTGTGGAATGTTTTGCTGGGTGAGATGAGCCTTGTGGGTCCGCGGCCCATCGTAGAAGATGAGGTAAAGCGCTATGGCTCACTTTTTGCCCTGTATACAAAGGTGCGCCCTGGTCTAACCGGTCTTTGGCAGGTGTCTGGACGCAACGACACCACTTACGCCGAACGCGTCGCTATGGATGCCTACTACGTACGCAACTGGTCACCCTGGCTCGACCTGTACATCCTGGCCCGCACGGTCTGGGTGGTGCTTTTTGGCAAGGGGGCCTATTGA
- a CDS encoding glycosyltransferase family 4 protein, which translates to MSADLTVNARFMTQPLTGVQRYALEILRRLPKVTLASPSKPIDGYGLLTEQHQLVTKTLLWGRYGLGGHLWEQVVLPRLISKDGWLWSPGGSGPLLVSRQIITVHDVAHLEHPEWYSWKFSTFYRWLLPRLVKRVALILTVSEFSKARILDLFGLPSEKVIVAPLGVDLRFAPSSEERVKSLSSRYGIDSPYLISVASVSERKNLRRVIEAWHRVGIPGVRLVIVGAKGLPFAGKSDLPADPSVMYLGYVADEDLPVLYSGALGAVYVSLYEGFGLPLLEAMACGVPVLTSNVTSLPEVAGGAALLVDPYDVEAITQGIRRIAQDADLRQELHTMGLERAKQFTWQRTADLTWQALQDVIKEG; encoded by the coding sequence ATGAGCGCCGATCTAACTGTCAACGCACGTTTTATGACACAACCTTTAACTGGAGTTCAGCGTTATGCTCTGGAAATTTTGCGTCGCTTACCAAAGGTCACATTAGCAAGCCCATCAAAGCCGATTGATGGGTACGGCCTTCTGACTGAACAACACCAACTAGTGACTAAGACACTACTGTGGGGGAGATATGGATTAGGTGGTCATCTTTGGGAACAAGTGGTACTACCTCGGCTGATTTCCAAGGATGGTTGGCTCTGGTCTCCTGGAGGATCGGGACCTTTGTTAGTGAGCCGTCAAATTATCACAGTTCATGATGTCGCGCATTTAGAGCACCCCGAGTGGTATAGCTGGAAGTTCTCAACTTTTTACCGATGGCTTTTGCCACGCTTGGTTAAGCGTGTGGCACTCATTCTGACTGTATCGGAATTTAGTAAGGCCCGAATTCTTGATTTGTTTGGGCTGCCAAGCGAAAAGGTGATTGTTGCGCCTTTGGGTGTAGATCTCCGCTTTGCTCCTTCTTCTGAAGAAAGAGTAAAAAGTTTATCCTCTCGCTATGGCATTGACTCACCCTACCTTATTAGTGTTGCATCTGTATCTGAGCGAAAGAACCTGAGAAGAGTTATTGAAGCCTGGCATCGAGTAGGAATACCGGGAGTGCGACTGGTAATTGTTGGCGCAAAGGGCCTCCCATTTGCTGGCAAAAGCGATTTGCCAGCGGATCCGTCTGTTATGTACCTTGGATATGTTGCGGATGAGGACTTGCCCGTACTATATTCAGGTGCGTTGGGAGCAGTTTATGTATCTCTTTATGAAGGATTCGGTTTACCACTTCTCGAGGCAATGGCTTGTGGCGTGCCAGTATTAACTTCAAACGTAACGTCATTGCCCGAAGTGGCAGGTGGAGCAGCGCTATTGGTAGATCCCTATGATGTTGAGGCAATAACGCAAGGGATCCGGCGAATAGCTCAAGATGCTGATTTGCGGCAAGAATTGCATACTATGGGCCTCGAAAGAGCTAAGCAGTTCACCTGGCAAAGGACTGCGGATTTAACTTGGCAAGCGTTACAAGATGTTATCAAGGAAGGTTAG
- a CDS encoding TetR family transcriptional regulator — MSRLAGVMVFVLMCGFSLAQGVRSLGMAGLVLPGPEAANLNPAYAAYPAGLYGSERGLRLPVGLLGLVLRPESNPLPALNGLSNLTNENSPFDLLTFYDQFTHLNELLINPASSRAFINPSTGYPEIQINVDANGIQITDYQGNPIPLDLGLGTTAGVATSKALTPTPLLRIPLTLDNNLFFDLGVFAGGFGLGLSPNESLRQALQSGQLQPNTEYAVVLNTSAQAGISVGFGYATRLPDLPIPDLGSARLFVGSRGEAFYGLAYLEGNLSVGLQTDSQGQFDPDQPPVYRGTAFYTIPGSGNGFGVRADLGVVMEAQGITVGLGIRNALGFARWSGTELRWNGSSSPTSSQGERSSFGFVPAFFLNAATQVPLEVGTLLLGGDLGYETSLYGRVGGEYSFGPARLRAGLGFDNGLRFGLGAGFVGPGFSLDAALTTHRAPIVGNTVFGIAVSLGLNF; from the coding sequence ATGAGTCGTTTAGCTGGCGTCATGGTTTTTGTTTTGATGTGTGGATTTTCCTTGGCCCAAGGTGTGCGCAGCCTGGGGATGGCCGGTCTGGTTTTACCCGGCCCCGAGGCCGCGAACCTGAACCCCGCCTACGCCGCCTACCCAGCAGGCCTGTATGGCAGCGAGCGGGGCCTGAGGCTGCCGGTGGGTTTGCTGGGCCTGGTGCTGCGTCCCGAAAGCAACCCCTTACCGGCCTTGAATGGCCTTTCCAACCTCACCAATGAGAACAGCCCCTTTGACCTGCTTACCTTCTACGACCAGTTCACCCACCTGAACGAGCTTCTGATCAACCCTGCTTCCTCGAGGGCCTTCATCAACCCCAGTACGGGCTACCCCGAAATTCAAATTAACGTTGACGCAAACGGCATCCAGATCACCGATTACCAGGGCAACCCCATACCGCTTGATCTGGGGCTGGGGACTACGGCCGGCGTAGCCACCAGCAAAGCCCTCACGCCCACCCCACTGCTGCGGATACCTTTGACGCTGGACAACAACCTTTTCTTTGATCTTGGTGTATTTGCCGGGGGCTTTGGGCTGGGTCTCTCACCCAACGAAAGCCTGCGCCAGGCCCTGCAAAGCGGTCAGCTACAACCCAACACCGAGTATGCCGTGGTGCTTAACACCAGCGCCCAGGCCGGCATCAGCGTGGGCTTTGGTTATGCCACCCGGCTGCCTGATCTGCCCATCCCCGACCTTGGTTCAGCCAGGCTGTTTGTGGGCAGCCGGGGCGAAGCCTTTTATGGGCTGGCCTACCTCGAGGGCAACCTGAGCGTAGGCCTCCAGACCGACAGCCAGGGGCAGTTCGACCCCGACCAACCACCGGTTTACCGCGGCACGGCGTTTTACACCATTCCCGGCAGCGGCAACGGCTTTGGGGTGCGGGCCGATCTGGGGGTGGTGATGGAAGCCCAGGGCATCACGGTTGGGCTGGGCATCCGCAACGCGCTGGGCTTTGCCCGCTGGAGCGGTACCGAGTTGCGCTGGAACGGTTCCAGCAGCCCCACCTCCTCGCAGGGCGAGCGGAGCAGCTTTGGCTTTGTGCCGGCGTTTTTCCTAAACGCAGCCACCCAGGTACCCCTCGAGGTCGGCACTTTGCTGCTCGGGGGTGACCTTGGCTACGAGACCAGCCTGTATGGCCGGGTTGGCGGCGAGTACAGCTTTGGGCCAGCCCGTCTGCGTGCTGGCCTGGGCTTCGACAACGGCCTTCGTTTTGGGCTGGGCGCTGGCTTCGTAGGGCCCGGCTTCAGCCTCGATGCCGCCCTCACCACCCACCGCGCACCGATCGTGGGCAACACCGTGTTTGGCATTGCGGTGAGCCTTGGACTGAACTTTTGA